One region of Purpureocillium takamizusanense chromosome 4, complete sequence genomic DNA includes:
- a CDS encoding uncharacterized protein (COG:S~EggNog:ENOG503P3QQ~SECRETED:SignalP(1-18~SECRETED:cutsite=ALA-FP~SECRETED:prob=0.7339)) encodes MRFAAATTTFLLTPAALAFPSPWRSGNPIAERATAQDREVTDRYLFDTALSDFLDKSRAKDPATLDWTNDGCSLSPDKPAGFDFLSGCIRHDFGYRNYKAQGRFTLSAKKKIDDQFQKDKAAVYAAVVRSGTFGAGPGKRGEGEETPRTLEEAVAECNKALEGARREGLLLGPEYDCTPPVLVD; translated from the exons ATGCGCTTCGCGGCTGCTACCACTACCTTCCTCCTCACGCCTGCCGCTCTGGCATTCCCGTCTCCGTGGCGTAGCGGCAATCCAATTGCCGAGCGTGCGACCGCCCAGGATAGGGAAGTCACGGACCGTTACCTATTCGATACGGCGTTGTCCGACTTCCTGGACAAAAGCCGAGCAAAGGATCCAGCAACCCTGGATTGGACAAATGATGGATGCAGCTTGTCTCCGGACAAGCCTGCGGGGTTCGATTTCTTGTCGGGATGCATACGACATGATTTCGGCTACCGCAACTATAAGGCGCAAGGCCGCTTTACACTGAgcgcgaagaagaagatcGACGACCAATTCCAGAAGGA TAAGGCGGCGGTATACGCCGCCGTTGTTCGCTCGGGCACCTTCGGCGCGGGGCCCGGCAAGCGAGGCGAAGGGGAAGAAACCCCAAGGACTCTGGAAGAAGCCGTAGCTGAGTGTAATAAGGCGCTAGAAGGCGCTCGCCGTGAGGGGCTGCTTCTCGGCCCCGAGTATGACTgcacgccgccggtgctggtggACTGA
- a CDS encoding Sphingomyelin phosphodiesterase D (COG:S~EggNog:ENOG503P6IU): MQTLCAQALPPGTTNAGCIEPVNNITNTFDIRDAGPRPFYAIAHRVLTSKGAKVALDHGANALEIDLTAWSKRNLWAKRDEWWADHDGFAASAGDTAKNLFTTIAEERRHGKGVIFVWFDIKNPDYCDLQQPGCGIKALQELARNILQPAGVRVLYGFSGKDIHKGGYRYVRDSLNDNEAIGIDGKLNDALERIKYGPPRQVFSKGLFNNNFFFRLAFGNCRDDNKTCSQLRKAVESKKFKHVFGWTLSQGQQRIAHELLGIAGVDGIIYGHVMSHYSDSNNARATLGLLTDWLKNHPERLYMATVNDSPW; encoded by the coding sequence ATGCAAACCCTCTGTGCCCAGGCTTTGCCACCGGGAACTACCAACGCCGGATGCATCGAGCCAGTCAACAATATTACCAACACTTTCGACATCCGAGATGCTGGACCCCGTCCATTTTATGCCATTGCACACAGGGTGCTTACTTCAAAGGGAGCCAAAGTGGCCCTTGACCACGGGGCCAATGCTCTTGAAATCGATCTGACGGCATGGAGTAAGAGAAACTTGTGGGCCAAACGCGATGAATGGTGGGCCGATCATGACGGGTTTGCTGCCAGCGCGGGCGACACGGCAAAGAACCTGTTCACCACAATTGCTGAGGAACGTCGACATGGTAAAGGAGTCATCTTCGTATGGTTCGACATCAAGAATCCGGACTACTGCGACCTTCAGCAACCCGGATGCGGCATCAAGGCATTGCAAGAATTAGCCCGCAATATTCTGCAGCCGGCAGGTGTGAGAGTGCTCTACGGGTTCAGCGGAAAAGACATACATAAAGGAGGGTACCGTTACGTCCGTGACTCATTGAACGACAATGAGGCAATTGGCATCGACGGAAAGCTGAATGACGCATTGGAGCGGATCAAATATGGGCCCCCAAGACAAGTCTTCTCCAAAGGCTTATTCAACAACAACTTCTTTTTCCGCCTGGCCTTCGGCAACTGCAGAGACGATAACAAAACTTGCTCACAGCTACGTAAAGCTGTCGAATCCAAGAAGTTCAAACATGTATTTGGTTGGACATTGTCCCAAGGCCAACAACGGATCGCGCACGAATTGCTGGGAATTGCCGGTGTCGATGGTATTATATACGGACATGTGATGTCCCATTACTCGGACAGCAATAACGCTCGCGCCACGCTCGGCCTCTTGACGGACTGGCTCAAGAATCATCCGGAAAGGCTTTACATGGCAACCGTCAACGACAGCCCGTGGTAA
- a CDS encoding Carboxymethylenebutenolidase (EggNog:ENOG503NXHY~COG:Q), whose product MYADITKSPGPLPHAQPQFVAEGITLLAPLTRRGHGPGLIILQQDSENNLEILDGVPSALLKWAEEGYVVAEIQTRAFKRDPGDVLGDAMRALLSCNKLEPESKAGVVSYDPELWQLIAGAIDTWPTLVGAVIYANAADVGSLKKAQVPVLCHIAGATTSSAEEPAGVTTYSYAKAKSFRLATPFGEDFDYWAESLSHTRNLKFLKPLVGGPYFNLEHIWDEHTYYEFADRSVEHTMSTMVDQPYVNHIPTLTGGIGRESLTKFYRINFIFKNSEDAELELISRTIGIDRVVDEFIYKFTHDSVIDWLLPGVPPTFKKVEVPFTAVVNIRGDRLYHEHIGWDQGTVLVQLGLLPKYLPFPYPIQGSKEGASFEYRVPVTGIDTVRKMRDRNSVVSNDMFKYCVRQI is encoded by the exons ATGTACGCAGACATCACGAAATCTCCTGGGCCGTTGCCACACGCTCAGCCCCAGTTTGTCGCTGAGGGCATTACCCTACTCGCACCGCTCACACGTCGAGGTCATGGCCCAGGGCTCATCATTCTGCAACAAGACTCGGAGAATAATCTAGAGATACTCGACGGAGTCCCTTCTGCTCTCCTCAAATGGGCCGAAGAAGGCTATGTGGTGGCAGAAATCCAAACCAGGGCGTTCAAGAGAGACCCCGGGGACGTGCTTGGAGATGCCATGCGAGCGTTACTGAGCTGTAATAAGCTCGAACCCGAGAGCAAGGCCGGAGTCGTGT CGTATGACCCCGAGCTGTGGCAGCTGATAGCTGGTGCGATTGACACTTGGCCAACACTTGTTGGTGCTGTGATATATGCAAATGCCGCCGATGTTGGCAGTCTCAAGAAGGCCCAAGTCCCCGTGTTGTGCCACATAGCGGGTGCTACGACTTCTTCCGCTGAGGAACCCGCTGGCGTGACCACGTACTCTTacgccaaggccaagtccTTTCGACTGGCCACGCCGTTTGGCGAGGACTTTGACTACTGGGCAGAATCCTTATCCCACACAAGAAACCTGAAGTTTCTGAAGCCACTTGTCGGTGGGCCCTACTTCAATCTTGAGCATATATGGGACGAGCACACGTACTACGAGTTTGCGGACCGCTCGGTTGAGCATACGATGAGTACGATGGTTGATCAGCCATATGTGAATCATATACCTACT CTTACCGGTGGGATTGGGCGCGAGTCATTGACCAAATTCTATCGAATCAACTTTATCTTTAAGAACTCGGAGGATGCGGAGCTTGAACTCATTAGCCGGACGATCGGCATCGACCGTGTTGTTGATGAGTTCATCTACAAGTTTACGCACGACTCCGTTATTGACTGGCT TCTCCCTGGTGTCCCGCCGACATTTAAGAAGGTAGAGGTGCCGTTCACAGCCGTTGTCAATATTCGTGGGGACAGGCTTTATCACGAGCACATAGGATGGGACCAAGGCACGGTGCTTGTTCAGTTGGGCCTCCTGCCCAAATACCTTCCATTCCCTTATCCGATCCAGGGCAGTAAGGAGGGGGCGTCTTTTGAATATCGAGTACCAGTGACGGGCATTGACACAGTCAGAAAGATGAGGGACCGTAACTCTGTTGTCTCGAACGACATGTTTAAATACTGCGTTCGTCAGATATAG
- a CDS encoding uncharacterized protein (EggNog:ENOG503NYC2~COG:Q): MNESYDAVVVGAGWFGLAAAKAFRQLHPDARFAILESAESCGGTWSKNRLYPGLKSNNMVGTYEFPDFPMLEETYGVKPNSHIPGAVLHRYLTDFSKHFGFFDQIQFNTSVNLVERNGEDGWRLHVTAPDGSRTLDTAKLILATGLTSTPNIPSYKSSETFGAPFFHAKDFCKEAPNLKVKNAVVVGGAKSAYDVAYALVQDGADVDLVVRPTGNGPVWISPAFVTPFKKRMDQLLNIRWMTWFSPCPWGDADGFPRIRRFLHGTTVGRFIVDTFWKVLSSDVISANAYDSHPELKKLKPWHSAFWIGSGLSILNYDSSLFDLVKQGRIRVHIDDIDRLEPGKVRLSSGHELETDAIICSTGWKKESSIRFAGLGQEGLGLPYSASEKKALSEIADARVLSLYPRLKHQPKLNTQPREASPLRYYRFMVPSTMISSRNLAFAGMISSVSTATCATIQGHWIAAFLAGKLDRISTSEAEIMSEIMLHTQWGKWRYPCGYGADLPDFVFEGLPYVNMLMKDLGLKTHRKSSRFRELTSPYLPADFRGLVEEWKKIHGNEVKEPQTKPDKDIVTTAVEI, from the exons ATGAACGAGTCctacgacgccgtcgtcgtcggcgccg GGTGGTTTGGTCTGGCCGCTGCCAAAGCGTTCAGACAACTTCACCCAGACGCCAGATTCGCCATCCTCGAGTCCGCCGAGTCATGCGGTGGAACATGGTCAAAGAATCGACTCTACCCCGGCCTAAAGTCAAACAACATGGTTGGGACATATGAGTTTCCCGACTTTCCCATGTTGGAAGAGACATATGGTGTCAAGCCCAACAGTCACATCCCTGGAGCAGTTCTCCACCGCTATCTCACAGACTTTTCAAAGCATTTCGGCTTTTTCGATCAGATCCAGTTCAACACATCTGTTAACTTGGTTGAACGCAATGGAGAAGATGGCTGGCGTCTCCATGTTACCGCGCCAGATGGAAGTCGAACGCTCGACACTGCCAAATTAATCCTAGCGACCGGTCTGACATCAACACCAAATATCCCATCGTACAAAAGCTCTGAGACTTTCGGCGCCCCATTCTTCCATGCAAAAGACTTCTGCAAGGAGGCACCCAACCTCAAGGTCAAAAACGCGGTAGTCGTCGGCGGAGCAAAGTCTGCCTACGATGTAGCCTACGCCTTGGTCCAAGACGGTGCAGACGTCGATCTGGTAGTACGCCCAACTGGAAACGGACCGGTGTGGATCTCGCCAGCATTTGTGACGCCCTTCAAAAAGAGGATGGATCAGCTGCTCAACATCCGCTGGATGACGTGGTTTAGCCCCTGCCCTTGGGGAGATGCGGATGGCTTCCCCCGTATTCGACGATTTCTACACGGGACTACCGTTGGCCGGTTCATCGTGGACACATTTTGGAAGGTCCTGAGTAGCGACGTCATCTCCGCGAATGCCTACGATTCTCACCCGGAATTGAAGAAGCTCAAGCCCTGGCACTCGGCATTTTGGATCGGAAGTGGCCTCAGCATCCTCAATTATGATAGTTCCCTTTTTGATCTTGTCAAGCAGGGCAGGATTCGCGTCCACATAGATGATATCGACCGGCTTGAACCCGGAAAGGTCCGTCTCTCTTCAGGCCACGAACTCGAGACAGATGCCATCATTTGCTCAACAGGCTGGAAGAAAGAATCGTCCATCAGATTTGCTGGCCTCGGTCAAGAGGGGCTAGGTCTTCCCTACTCAGCCTCTGAGAAGAAAGCGTTAAGCGAAATCGCTGATGCAAGGGTGCTGTCACTGTATCCTCGGTTGAAGCACCAACCAAAGCTTAACACTCAGCCTAGGGAGGCGAGCCCGTTGCGATATTATCGCTTCATGGTTCCTTCTACAATGATTTCCTCTCGCAACCTTGCTTTCGCGGGAATGATCTCGTCGGTAAGCACAGCAACGTGCGCAACAATCCAAGGCCATTGGATAGCCGCTTTTCTCGCCGGGAAGCTGGACCGCATCTCTACATCTGAGGCAGAGATCATGAGCGAGATCATGCTACACACGCAATGGGGCAAATGGCGCTACCCCTGTGGCTATGGTGCTGACCTCCCCGATTTTGTGTTTGAGGGGCTGCCTTATGTCAATATGTTAATGAAGGATCTCGGTCTGAAGACGCACAGAAAGTCTAGCCGTTTTCGTGAGCTCACATCTCCCTACCTCCCAGCCGACTTTCGTGGCTTAGTCGAGGAGTGGAAGAAGATTCATGGCAATGAGGTTAAAGAGCCGCAAACGAAACCCGACAAGGATATTGTAACTACAGCTGTGGAGATATAG